One part of the Lycium ferocissimum isolate CSIRO_LF1 chromosome 8, AGI_CSIRO_Lferr_CH_V1, whole genome shotgun sequence genome encodes these proteins:
- the LOC132068262 gene encoding chalcone synthase 2, with the protein MVTVEEVRKAQRAQGPATIMAIGTATPSNCVDQSTYPDYYFRVTNSEHMTELKEKFKRMCDKSMIKKRYMHLTEEILKENPNICEYMAPSIDARQDIVVVEVPKLGKEAAQKAIKEWGQPKSKITHLVFCTTSGVDMPGADYQLTKLLGLRPSVKRFMMYQQGCFAGGTVIRLAKDLAENNKGARVLVVCSEITAVTFRGPSDTHLDSMVGQALFGDGAGALIVGSDPLPEVERPLFELVSAAQTLLPDSEGAIDGHLREVGLTFHLLKDVPGLISKNIEKSLMEAFQPLGISDWNSLFWIAHPGGPAILDQVELKLALKPEKLRATRQVLSDYGNMSSACVLFILDEMRKASAKEGLGSTGEGLDWGVLFGFGPGLTVETVVLHSVST; encoded by the exons ATGGTCACCGTCGAGGAGGTACGAAAGGCACAACGTGCACAAGGTCCGGCCACCATCATGGCCATTGGCACAGCCACTCCTTCGAATTGTGTTGATCAAAGCACCTATCCTGATTATTATTTTCGAGTCACGAATAGTGAGCATATGACCGAGCTTAAGGAGAAATTTAAGCGCATGT GTGACAAATCTATGATTAAGAAGAGGTACATGCACTTAACTGAAGAAATCCTAAAAGAAAACCCCAATATTTGTGAATACATGGCTCCTTCTATTGATGCTAGGCAAGACATAGTGGTGGTTGAAGTGCCAAAACTTGGCAAAGAAGCAGCCCAAAAGGCCATCAAAGAATGGGGCCAGCCCAAGTCCAAGATTACCCATTTGGTATTTTGCACCACTAGTGGGGTGGACATGCCCGGGGCCGACTACCAGCTCACTAAGCTTCTTGGGCTTCGACCCTCGGTTAAGCGGTTCATGATGTACCAACAAGGTTGTTTTGCTGGTGGTACTGTTATCAGATTAGCCAAGGACTTAGCCGAAAACAACAAGGGTGCTCGAGTCCTTGTTGTTTGCTCAGAGATCACTGCAGTTACTTTTCGTGGCCCAAGTGACACTCACTTGGATAGTATGGTTGGACAAGCCTTATTTGGGGATGGGGCAGGCGCACTTATTGTAGGTTCTGATCCATTACCAGAGGTTGAAAGGCCTTTGTTTGAGCTTGTCTCAGCAGCCCAAACTCTGCTCCCTGACAGCGAAGGTGCTATCGATGGGCACCTTCGTGAAGTTGGGCTAACATTTCACTTACTCAAAGATGTTCCTGGATTGATCTCAAAGAACATTGAGAAGAGCTTGATGGAAGCATTCCAACCATTGGGCATTTCTGATTGGAACTCTCTCTTTTGGATTGCTCACCCAGGTGGGCCGGCAATTCTGGACCAAGTTGAACTAAAGTTGGCCTTAAAGCCTGAAAAACTTCGAGCTACAAGGCAAGTCTTGAGTGACTATGGAAATATGTCTAGTGCTTGTGTTTTGTTCATTTTGGATGAAATGAGGAAGGCCTCAGCCAAAGAAGGGCTTGGTAGCACTGGTGAAGGCCTTGATTGGGGTGTACTCTTTGGATTTGGGCCTGGGCTAACAGTTGAGACTGTTGTGCTCCATAGCGTCTCTACTTAG